In one Flavobacteriales bacterium genomic region, the following are encoded:
- a CDS encoding choice-of-anchor L domain-containing protein, with translation MAVKHLTFGLALLAGGTLQAQLTVTNTLTPQQLVQDVLLGTGVTVSNVSYNGVLNPAAAQVGSGSFTETGTNLGLPAGVILSSGLVDDAAGPASDFASAANGTGADPDLALLANQTINDRAVLEFDFVPVGDTVKFRYVFASEEYPEYVCTTFNDAFGFFLSGPGINGPYQNNAINIALVPGTSIPIAINTVNPGVPGTSGGQAATCAAADPNWQSNSIYYVNNGAGATIAYDGFTVVLTARWPVQCGETYHIKMAIGDGSDSSFDSAVFLEAGSFTSTPFVPSLTPGPGIVGNNTILESCYPVTINFAQTGAADDTSVVYIQVGGTATPGVDYVPPFPDSLVFLPGDTAQSFTFNCPIDADGTETIVLTLISESPCAGVTITNEFTFFIESSAPLTIVGGVANIPCQGSAALTPAVAGGYPPYAISWSNGQTGSSITVSPTDNAVYTATATDDCGSTAIAQFFVELDPLPPLNMSIVGSGTVMEACESTGINFIRPVGVPGDVPIVVTFSGAAANGTDFVFQDLVTIADGVLNTIVPFQPLEDETADDGETVTITGTYTDACGRTTSASVTITIIDAPPISVTAEDYTVECRPDSLLLTAVGFGGVGSLSYSWSTGDEGPSTYVSMLEFGSYTVTVTDQCNRTAQDVATVSLICDVIIPNVFTPNNDGHNDKFVIDGITYVSNTVRIFNRWGQLVYEANNYQNQWAGDDLPDGTYFYEVIVARKEEPYTGHVTILRNGWR, from the coding sequence GTGGCAGTGAAGCACCTAACATTCGGACTCGCCTTGCTGGCGGGAGGCACCCTGCAGGCGCAGCTTACCGTGACCAATACGCTCACACCCCAGCAGCTTGTGCAGGATGTGCTGCTGGGCACAGGAGTCACCGTGAGCAACGTGTCCTACAACGGCGTGCTCAACCCGGCCGCGGCCCAGGTGGGCAGCGGCTCCTTCACCGAAACGGGCACCAACCTCGGGCTTCCGGCAGGCGTGATCCTCTCCAGCGGCTTGGTGGATGATGCCGCCGGTCCGGCCTCTGACTTCGCCAGCGCGGCCAATGGGACCGGTGCGGACCCCGACCTGGCCCTGCTCGCCAACCAGACCATCAATGACCGGGCGGTGCTCGAGTTCGACTTCGTGCCCGTGGGCGATACCGTGAAGTTCCGGTACGTCTTCGCTTCGGAGGAGTATCCCGAGTACGTATGCACCACCTTCAATGATGCGTTCGGCTTCTTCCTCAGCGGCCCGGGCATCAACGGCCCCTACCAGAATAATGCGATCAATATCGCGCTCGTTCCCGGAACGTCCATCCCCATCGCCATCAACACGGTGAACCCCGGAGTGCCCGGCACCTCCGGTGGCCAGGCGGCCACCTGTGCTGCGGCAGACCCCAACTGGCAGAGCAACAGCATCTACTATGTGAACAACGGTGCCGGCGCTACCATCGCCTACGATGGCTTCACGGTGGTCCTCACGGCTCGCTGGCCAGTCCAGTGCGGCGAGACCTACCACATCAAGATGGCCATCGGCGACGGTTCTGACAGCTCCTTCGACAGCGCCGTGTTCCTCGAGGCCGGAAGCTTCACCAGTACGCCGTTCGTTCCCTCACTGACGCCGGGTCCCGGCATCGTGGGCAACAACACCATTCTTGAGAGCTGCTATCCCGTGACGATCAACTTCGCGCAGACCGGTGCTGCCGACGATACCAGCGTGGTGTACATCCAAGTTGGCGGCACCGCCACCCCAGGCGTGGATTATGTGCCGCCCTTCCCGGATTCCCTGGTCTTCCTGCCGGGCGATACCGCCCAGTCCTTCACGTTCAACTGCCCGATCGATGCGGACGGTACGGAGACCATCGTGCTGACACTCATCTCCGAGAGCCCTTGCGCAGGGGTCACCATCACGAATGAGTTCACCTTCTTCATCGAGTCATCGGCACCGCTGACGATCGTTGGCGGGGTGGCGAACATACCCTGCCAAGGCAGCGCAGCGCTGACGCCGGCGGTCGCTGGGGGCTACCCGCCGTATGCGATCAGCTGGTCGAACGGCCAGACGGGAAGCAGCATCACCGTGTCGCCGACCGACAATGCGGTCTACACCGCCACGGCCACGGACGATTGCGGGTCCACGGCCATCGCCCAGTTCTTCGTGGAGCTGGACCCGCTGCCCCCGCTCAACATGAGCATCGTCGGCTCGGGAACCGTCATGGAGGCCTGCGAGAGCACCGGAATCAACTTCATCCGTCCGGTGGGCGTTCCCGGCGATGTGCCGATCGTGGTCACATTCAGCGGCGCCGCGGCCAACGGTACCGATTTCGTCTTCCAGGACCTGGTCACCATCGCGGACGGGGTGCTCAATACAATCGTGCCCTTCCAGCCCTTGGAGGATGAGACGGCCGATGACGGCGAAACGGTCACCATCACCGGTACCTACACCGATGCCTGCGGCCGTACCACATCGGCGAGCGTCACCATCACGATCATCGATGCTCCGCCCATCTCGGTCACGGCAGAGGATTACACCGTGGAATGCCGGCCGGACAGCCTGCTGCTCACGGCTGTGGGCTTCGGGGGCGTCGGGTCGCTCTCCTATTCCTGGTCCACCGGCGATGAAGGGCCCTCAACCTATGTGAGCATGCTGGAGTTCGGCTCCTATACGGTCACGGTCACCGATCAGTGCAACCGCACCGCCCAGGATGTCGCCACCGTATCGCTCATCTGTGATGTGATCATCCCCAACGTGTTCACGCCGAATAACGATGGCCACAATGACAAGTTCGTCATCGATGGCATCACCTACGTGAGCAATACGGTGCGCATCTTCAACCGCTGGGGCCAGCTGGTTTACGAGGCGAACAACTACCAGAACCAGTGGGCGGGCGATGACCTGCCTGACGGGACCTACTTCTATGAGGTGATCGTGGCGCGCAAGGAGGAGCCCTATACCGGGCACGTGACCATTCTCCGCAACGGCTGGCGCTGA
- the gpmI gene encoding 2,3-bisphosphoglycerate-independent phosphoglycerate mutase, whose amino-acid sequence MAKKKAVLIIMDGWGLGARDASDAIASAHTPFIDRLMAEAPHATLLTDGEHVGLPAGQMGNSEVGHLNIGAGRVVYQDLVRIDKAIADGSLERSPVLQEALLRARGRRLHLIGLVSDGGVHSMRTHLEALCGMAARSGLTEVFVHAFTDGRDTDPRSGRGYMERLLAAMKGQPARVASVVGRYYAMDRDKRWERVKLAYDLLVHGRGTTVGDALQAFDRSYSEGITDEFIRPHSVADETGAPIATIADGDVVVCFNFRTDRCREITQALTQSSFPEFGMQPLKLHYVTMTEYDPTYRDVHVLFRKDDLPMTLGEAVSRAGRTQIRIAETEKYPHVTFFFSGGREQPFTGERRILLPSPKVATYDLQPEMSAHGIVEAIVPELRSGATDLVVLNFANPDMVGHTGVFEAIVKAVETTDRCTQAVADAARANGYSVVIIADHGNADKARNADGSPNTAHTTNPVPIIILADGCKAVRDGVLADVAPTLIDLLEMEKPAEMTGSSLLVR is encoded by the coding sequence ATGGCCAAGAAGAAGGCAGTCCTCATCATCATGGATGGCTGGGGGCTGGGTGCGCGCGATGCCAGCGATGCCATTGCCTCCGCCCATACCCCGTTCATCGACCGCTTGATGGCTGAAGCCCCGCACGCCACCCTGCTTACCGACGGAGAGCATGTCGGGCTGCCGGCGGGGCAGATGGGCAACAGCGAGGTAGGGCACCTCAACATCGGGGCCGGCCGCGTGGTGTACCAGGACCTGGTGCGCATCGACAAGGCCATTGCGGACGGCAGCCTGGAGCGTTCGCCTGTCCTGCAGGAAGCCCTCCTCCGCGCGCGTGGCCGGCGGCTCCACTTGATCGGCCTGGTTTCCGATGGGGGCGTCCATTCCATGCGCACCCACTTGGAGGCCCTCTGCGGCATGGCGGCCCGGAGCGGCTTGACGGAGGTCTTCGTGCACGCCTTCACCGATGGGAGGGACACCGACCCACGCAGCGGCCGGGGCTACATGGAGCGCCTCCTCGCAGCGATGAAGGGGCAGCCGGCCCGGGTAGCCAGCGTGGTCGGCCGGTACTATGCCATGGACCGGGACAAGCGGTGGGAGCGCGTGAAGCTGGCCTATGACCTGCTGGTCCATGGGCGCGGCACCACGGTTGGAGACGCGCTGCAGGCCTTCGACCGAAGCTATTCGGAAGGCATTACGGATGAATTCATCAGGCCCCATTCGGTGGCGGATGAAACCGGTGCGCCGATAGCCACCATCGCCGATGGTGACGTAGTGGTCTGCTTCAACTTCCGAACCGACCGCTGCCGGGAGATCACCCAGGCGCTCACCCAGTCCTCCTTCCCCGAGTTCGGCATGCAGCCGCTGAAGCTGCACTATGTCACCATGACGGAGTACGACCCCACCTACAGGGATGTGCACGTGCTCTTCCGCAAGGACGATCTGCCCATGACCTTGGGCGAGGCGGTCTCCCGAGCGGGTCGCACCCAGATCCGCATCGCTGAGACCGAGAAATATCCGCACGTCACGTTCTTCTTCAGCGGCGGGAGGGAACAGCCCTTCACGGGCGAACGGCGCATCCTGCTCCCCTCGCCCAAGGTGGCCACCTACGACCTGCAGCCGGAGATGAGCGCCCACGGCATCGTGGAGGCCATCGTTCCCGAACTGAGGTCGGGCGCGACGGATCTCGTTGTGCTCAACTTCGCCAATCCGGACATGGTCGGCCACACGGGTGTCTTCGAAGCCATCGTGAAGGCCGTGGAGACCACCGATCGGTGCACCCAGGCGGTGGCCGATGCAGCCCGTGCCAACGGCTATTCCGTGGTGATCATCGCCGACCACGGCAACGCTGACAAGGCACGCAATGCGGACGGTTCACCGAACACGGCGCACACCACGAACCCGGTGCCCATCATCATCCTCGCGGATGGCTGCAAGGCAGTGCGGGATGGCGTGCTCGCCGATGTGGCTCCAACCCTTATCGACCTTCTGGAAATGGAGAAGCCCGCCGAGATGACGGGCTCCTCCCTGCTCGTTCGCTAA
- a CDS encoding HAMP domain-containing sensor histidine kinase: MEAYGRRALWLLVAAMLYIVAQSVWWALLLLRRDEEIARLSAEVSRLSGATADSAPTGHALMVLGEAGVFLLLLAVVLGMALHAIRRDLRLAALQRNFLLAVTHELRTPVAAIKLQLQTLNRRDLPEGAAQGLREATILEAERLATLTDKVLLAASDGTREIPVNRMRLDLIDVLQEAIMRAQLRDQEAHRFELDAPDRLPVSLDRDVMRSIVDNLLENAAKYAPSGTAITVRAMQEARQWRIEVEDQGPGIPPAERGRVFERFYRSGNEETRQHPGTGLGLFIVHRLVRRLGGRIEIRDAQPHGAIFTASFPIAD, from the coding sequence ATGGAAGCATACGGCCGGAGGGCGCTGTGGCTGCTGGTGGCCGCCATGCTCTACATCGTGGCGCAGAGCGTATGGTGGGCGCTGCTCCTGCTCAGGCGCGATGAGGAGATCGCACGGCTCAGCGCGGAAGTGAGCCGCCTGTCGGGAGCGACAGCCGATTCCGCACCGACCGGCCATGCGCTCATGGTGCTCGGCGAGGCAGGCGTCTTCCTGCTGCTGCTCGCCGTGGTCCTGGGGATGGCGCTCCACGCCATCCGCCGTGACCTCCGCCTTGCGGCACTGCAACGGAACTTCCTTCTGGCCGTGACGCACGAACTCAGGACACCGGTGGCAGCCATCAAACTGCAATTGCAGACGCTGAACCGCCGCGATCTGCCGGAAGGAGCGGCCCAGGGCCTTCGTGAGGCTACCATCCTGGAGGCCGAGCGCTTGGCGACCCTCACGGACAAGGTGCTCCTGGCCGCTTCGGACGGAACAAGGGAGATACCCGTGAACCGCATGCGCCTGGACCTGATCGACGTCCTTCAGGAAGCAATCATGCGCGCGCAGCTGCGCGACCAGGAGGCGCATAGATTCGAGTTGGATGCTCCCGACCGGCTGCCCGTATCCCTCGACCGCGATGTGATGCGCAGTATCGTAGACAACCTGCTGGAGAACGCAGCGAAGTACGCTCCATCTGGCACGGCGATCACCGTGCGCGCCATGCAGGAAGCGCGGCAGTGGCGCATCGAGGTGGAGGATCAGGGGCCGGGCATCCCTCCTGCGGAGCGCGGCCGGGTCTTCGAGCGGTTCTACCGCAGCGGCAATGAGGAGACCCGGCAGCACCCGGGAACCGGCTTGGGACTCTTCATCGTTCACCGCCTCGTTCGGAGGCTGGGCGGGCGCATCGAGATCCGGGACGCTCAGCCCCATGGGGCTATCTTCACCGCGTCATTCCCAATCGCTGATTGA
- a CDS encoding HD domain-containing protein has translation MDANGARAYILHRLRHELPAGRTYHSLEHTLDVYASVISIAEQEGITGEGLVLLKIAALYHDAGFTVQDTDHEEAGCAIVRSVLPGYGFAEAQVEAICAMIMATRIPQQPSNELAKVLCDADLDYLGRPDFDRIGSTLFEEMRTYGALTTEREWNELQVRFLERHAYFTPTNKRLREPLKQKHLASVRAWLESHP, from the coding sequence ATGGATGCGAACGGCGCTCGTGCGTACATCCTGCACCGCCTCCGGCATGAGCTGCCGGCAGGTCGCACGTACCACTCCCTTGAGCATACGCTGGATGTATATGCCAGTGTCATCAGTATCGCTGAGCAGGAGGGGATCACCGGTGAGGGCCTAGTGCTGCTGAAGATCGCCGCGCTCTATCACGACGCTGGATTCACGGTACAGGACACGGACCATGAGGAGGCCGGTTGCGCCATCGTGCGGAGCGTGCTGCCGGGTTACGGCTTCGCGGAGGCTCAGGTAGAGGCCATCTGCGCCATGATCATGGCCACGCGCATCCCCCAGCAGCCCTCCAATGAACTGGCCAAGGTGCTTTGCGATGCGGACCTGGATTATCTCGGACGCCCGGATTTCGACCGGATAGGGTCGACGCTCTTCGAGGAGATGCGGACCTACGGCGCGCTGACCACCGAGCGGGAGTGGAACGAGCTGCAGGTCCGTTTCCTGGAGCGCCACGCCTATTTCACGCCCACCAACAAGCGTCTGCGAGAACCTTTGAAGCAGAAGCACTTGGCCTCGGTGCGGGCATGGCTGGAGAGCCATCCCTGA
- a CDS encoding type III pantothenate kinase, with the protein MRRQVVAVLNRRRRAKIDKRRNQPPGMELILDAGNTRVKAGLFREGRLVRVIALAPDDLEGLRGFVGDADVLEVVIGSVASSEGAVLAGAAEFAPVHSITGASASPVRSSYRTPSTLGVDRLANAVAAAAFFPGRAALAIDLGTCITYDLVDPQGNYLGGAISPGMRMRAKAMHAYSARLPLVEPAMESIPFGDSTESALQSGLYHGIAGEVERFMHLARSSFTDACVVLTGGDALGFARGLKSGIFAHPFLTLEGLRLIHRHLHAGTGPPGAGLGTGAAG; encoded by the coding sequence TTGCGTCGACAGGTCGTTGCCGTCCTGAACCGACGAAGGCGCGCAAAGATAGACAAGCGTCGCAACCAACCACCAGGCATGGAACTGATCCTCGATGCAGGCAATACGCGCGTGAAGGCCGGCCTCTTCCGCGAAGGCAGGCTGGTGCGGGTCATCGCGCTGGCCCCGGATGATCTCGAAGGGCTCCGGGGCTTCGTCGGCGATGCGGATGTGCTGGAGGTCGTGATCGGCTCGGTGGCCTCCTCCGAAGGGGCTGTACTGGCCGGCGCCGCGGAATTCGCCCCAGTGCACTCCATCACCGGTGCATCCGCATCGCCTGTGCGCTCATCGTACCGCACCCCGTCCACGCTCGGGGTGGATCGCTTGGCGAATGCCGTGGCGGCAGCCGCATTCTTCCCCGGCCGCGCCGCGCTGGCCATCGACCTGGGGACCTGCATCACCTACGACTTGGTGGACCCCCAGGGCAACTACCTCGGCGGCGCCATCTCGCCCGGCATGCGGATGCGGGCGAAGGCCATGCATGCCTATAGCGCCCGCCTGCCGCTGGTGGAGCCGGCAATGGAGTCCATTCCGTTCGGCGATAGCACCGAATCCGCACTCCAATCGGGCCTGTATCACGGTATTGCAGGTGAGGTCGAGCGCTTCATGCACCTGGCCCGTTCGAGTTTCACCGATGCCTGTGTTGTCCTTACCGGTGGTGACGCCCTGGGGTTCGCCCGCGGCCTGAAAAGCGGCATCTTTGCCCACCCGTTCCTGACCCTTGAAGGTTTACGCCTCATACACCGGCACTTACATGCTGGCACTGGCCCTCCCGGTGCTGGCCTCGGCACAGGGGCAGCAGGGTAG